The following coding sequences are from one Ruminococcus flavefaciens AE3010 window:
- a CDS encoding LacI family DNA-binding transcriptional regulator: MKNGVKMLDIAAKLGVSVVTVSNALAGRDGVSEQMRKRICETAEKMGYKPSNTKSERKRLSMSKVSKNVGILTSERFVGARGTFYWELTASISNQLSQHNVCTVYECVTADSETNGILPNMVAEGKVDGVIVIGQVHRSYIKCLSKLTMPLMFVDFYDNRYDIDSVISDSFNGGYILTDYLVSKGHRKIGFFGTLNATSSINDRYLGYVKCIMENELEFRREWIIGDRNEKGILNEKIDFPEEMPTAFVCNCDETAFRVISALKTKGVRVPEDISVVGYDNYTVSSICIPTITTVEVDLAKMAEVSVKIMVKKLADPKYREGRRIISGKLIEKESVLDISGSYSEERSNAY, encoded by the coding sequence ATGAAAAACGGAGTTAAAATGCTGGACATCGCCGCAAAGCTGGGCGTAAGCGTGGTAACAGTGTCCAATGCTCTTGCGGGACGTGACGGAGTCAGCGAGCAGATGAGAAAACGCATATGTGAAACAGCGGAAAAAATGGGCTATAAGCCATCAAATACCAAAAGCGAAAGAAAGCGCCTTTCAATGTCAAAGGTGAGCAAAAATGTTGGTATCCTTACCTCCGAGCGCTTTGTCGGTGCAAGAGGTACGTTCTACTGGGAGCTTACTGCCAGCATTTCAAATCAGCTCTCGCAGCATAACGTATGTACCGTTTATGAGTGCGTTACGGCAGACAGCGAGACCAACGGCATACTGCCGAATATGGTGGCAGAGGGAAAGGTGGACGGCGTTATCGTCATCGGACAGGTCCACAGGAGCTACATAAAATGTCTCAGCAAGCTGACCATGCCGCTGATGTTCGTGGACTTCTACGACAACAGATACGATATCGATTCCGTAATTTCCGACAGCTTCAACGGCGGATATATCCTCACCGACTACCTCGTGTCAAAGGGACACCGCAAAATCGGCTTTTTCGGTACTCTCAACGCCACCAGCAGCATCAACGACCGCTATCTCGGATATGTCAAGTGCATAATGGAAAATGAGCTGGAATTCCGCAGGGAATGGATAATCGGCGACCGTAACGAAAAGGGTATACTCAACGAAAAGATAGACTTCCCCGAGGAGATGCCCACGGCTTTCGTGTGCAACTGCGACGAGACCGCATTCCGCGTAATATCGGCGCTAAAGACCAAGGGAGTCCGCGTTCCCGAGGATATAAGTGTGGTGGGCTACGATAATTATACCGTATCAAGTATCTGTATACCGACTATAACGACAGTTGAGGTGGACCTTGCGAAAATGGCGGAGGTCTCGGTCAAAATTATGGTCAAGAAGCTTGCAGACCCGAAATACAGGGAGGGACGCCGCATAATCAGCGGAAAGCTCATCGAAAAAGAAAGCGTGCTTGACATAAGCGGAAGCTACAGTGAGGAGCGTTCCAATGCTTATTGA
- a CDS encoding DUF5662 family protein: MLIENFFGHLRTVLQHRHKVFIHCVKAGIPLRGLLHDLSKFSPTEFIPGVRYFQGDRSPNEREREVDGASKAWMHHKGRNRHHFEYWTDYNMKTKRLEPVKMPDIFIFEMFCDRVAASKTYNKDNYNDSMPLEYFLRAKPRRVIEKTTAAKLEFLLTMLRDKGEDEVFRYIRRQVRKSR, translated from the coding sequence ATGCTTATTGAGAATTTTTTCGGACACCTGCGGACCGTGCTCCAGCACCGCCACAAGGTGTTTATCCACTGCGTCAAGGCAGGCATACCGCTGAGGGGACTGCTCCACGACCTGTCCAAATTCTCACCTACGGAGTTTATCCCGGGAGTTCGCTATTTTCAGGGAGACAGAAGTCCAAACGAGCGTGAGCGTGAGGTGGACGGAGCTTCCAAGGCTTGGATGCATCACAAGGGCAGGAACCGCCATCACTTCGAGTACTGGACGGACTACAACATGAAAACGAAAAGGCTTGAACCTGTGAAAATGCCCGATATATTCATATTTGAGATGTTCTGCGACCGTGTTGCGGCGTCAAAGACCTACAACAAGGATAATTACAACGACTCAATGCCGCTGGAATATTTTCTCAGAGCGAAGCCGCGGCGTGTTATTGAAAAGACAACAGCGGCGAAGCTGGAATTCCTGCTGACAATGCTCCGTGACAAGGGCGAGGACGAGGTGTTCCGCTATATCCGCAGACAAGTGAGAAAGAGCCGTTAG